Genomic segment of Macellibacteroides fermentans:
TGCAGGTTTGTTTGTACTCGTGGATGTATGGATTAACAGATCCAAATAAAAGTATTCAACCCGGTATATATTATATGAGAAATCTGTTTTCTGATGCGTTTGACAGTGCGGTCTATCAGAAACCTGCCAAAGAGAAAATACCATTAAGTGAATTCGCCTCTATTCGGGATAACTTTGCGGAAGAACTGGGTAAATGCCTTTGCGAGATATTTGATTACACCATTCCTTTCCGACAGACTGAAACTGAAAATGCCTGTATGTACTGTGCTTTTACCGGAATTTGTGGCAAATGATTGGTCATTTATCTTATAATTATGTATGTTTGCAGTTATAAATTAAAAAAAGAAAAAGGATGAAAGGAATTGTTTTGGCTGGAGGTTCGGGAACCCGTTTGTATCCTATTACAAAGGGTGTATCCAAGCAGTTGCTGCCGATATATGATAAACCGATGGTTTATTATCCTGTTTCAGTGCTTATGTTGGCCGGTATAAGAGAAATTCTTATAATATCAACCCCCCAGGATTTACCTGGATTCAAGCGTTTGCTTGGAGATGGTTCTGATTTTGGCGTAAAATTTGAATATGCCGAACAACCTTCACCCGATGGCCTTGCCCAGGCATTTATCATTGGGGCAGATTTTATAGGCAACGACAGTGTTTGTCTGGTCTTAGGAGATAATATCTTCTATGGTCAAAGCTTTACGCGTATGCTTCAGAGTGCGGTTAAGGATGCAGAAGAAGCTAATAAAGCCACTGTATTTGGATATTACGTAAACGACCCTGAACGATACGGAGTGGCTGCCTTCGATAAAGATGGTAATGTTATCAGTATAGAAGAGAAGCCAGCTCATCCCAAATCGAACTATGCAGTAGTGGGACTTTATTTTTATCCGAATAAAGTTGTCGAGGTCGCCCGTAACTGCAAACCCTCTGCAAGGGGAGAGCTTGAGATAACAACTGTTAATCAGGAATTCCTTGATCAGCAAATGCTTAAAGTGCAGTTGTTAGGCCGCGGATTTGCCTGGCTGGATACCGGCACGCACGATTCCCTTTTTGAAGCCTCTTCCTTTGTTGAAGTAATTGAAAAACGTCAGGGATTGAAAATTGCATGTCTGGAAGAGATTGCCTATAAAAATGGTTGGATAACCGATAAAAAACTTGAAGAGGTGGCTCAACCGATGAGAAAAAATCAATATGGTGATTATCTTTTAAAATTATTAGACAGAAATATACATTAAATTGTAAAATATTGATTATCTTTGTGAACTTTGAAGTTTTGACGTGATTGCCTAATTCTCTTTTTAATAGGCTTTTATGTGTTTTTTATTTACTTAAAATTCATATTTAAGCATCAATTAAAACAAAATTGTATAAACAATTATAGGTTTAATTTGTTTTAATTAAGTAAAAGAGTTAATTTGGTTTTTTAATTTTTATATGAAATTAGGTAGTTGATTGTTTAATTAAAAGTTTAACAAAATGAAAACGAAGGTTTTTCTTCTAGCAATTTTTGCAGGTTTTGTATTGTCTTCTAATGCACAGGAATTTAAATCACAGGTTGGTTCCAGCAAAGAGGCCGGATATAAAACAGATTTTAAGAAAAATAAATTTGGTGATAACTGGTTTATTTCAATTGCAGGGGGCGCAAGTATGCTTCTAGGTGATCAAAATGATAATGCAGATTTCGCAAATCGCCTTAACTTTGCTCCTCAGGTGTCTTTTGGTAAATGGTTTAGTCCTTATTTAGGTTTCCGTACTCAGTTAAATGGTGGTGTACTTCACGGTTTTCAGAATGTACAACCATTTATGCAACACAACAAATATATCGCTGCTCATGTCGATTTGTTGTGGGATGTTACTAACTTCTGGGGAAAGTATGATGAAGCAAAAGGATTCCGTTTGATTCCTTGGGTAGGTATGGGTTATGCTAACAGATTCAAAAATCAAGGTTTGTCCCGCTCAGAGTCTCCTACGCTTAATGCCGGTTTGTTAACAGCGATTCGTTTGAGCAATCGTGTTGACTTGAACTTCGAAGCTCAGGGTTCACTGCTTCAGGAGCATTTCAACCGTGTACAGGAAGGTCATACTTCGGATGGTATTCTTCAGCTTACTGCAGGTTTGACATTTAAGTTGGGCAAGTCTAACTTTGAAGTGCTTGAGCCAATGGATTATGCTTTGTTAAATGATTTGAACGGCCAGATTAACAACCTGCGTGCTGAAAATCAGGAATTGGCAAAACGTCCTAAATCTTGTCCTGAATGTCCGGAACCAGTTGCTCCTGTTGTAACAAACAATGTAGTAGACAACGTAGTTTATTTCCGTTTGAACAGTGCTAAGGTAGACAAGAATCAGCAGATTAATATCTACAACACTTCAGAGTTTGTTAAAGAATATGGTACAGCTGTAAAGGTTATCGGTTATGCCGACAAGAAGACAGGTACTTCAAACTACAACCTGAAGCTTTCTGAAAAACGTGCGAGAGCGGTTGCGAAAGAGTTGATGGACAAATACGGAATTTCTTCTGATAAGATTACAATTGAGTGGAAAGGTAGTGACGAACAACCTTACAACGAAAACAATTGGAACCGTGTTGTTATCATGAGAGCTGAAAAGTAATAAAAATTGATAAATAGAATAAGAAGGTTGCACAATAATGTGCAACCTTTTTTGTTATATTAATATTACATTTTCTGTTTGAAGAACTGACTATTTTATGGAACTCAACAAAAAACAGGCATACCTGATTCAGTGGCTTATTGGCATGGGAGATTTGATTGTAGTCAATCTGGTCTTTTTTGTAACTCTGTATATAACACCTGAGTTTTTTGTACAACCCATCTTTTATAAGATCAGAGAGGTTGTTTTGTTGTTAAATTTCTGTTACCTGTTTTCCTTATCCTTTGCCCCATTGCAACTGCATGAGTCGGTCATCTTTATCGAAAAGATTGCGCAACGATCTTTTTTACTTATCACTATCCATCTGTTGCTTTTTATTACCTGTCTCTTATTCCTTAATCTGGGTGATTCACTCGCAACATTCCTTGTTATATATTACGTTGCATCGGTATTGATTTTCACAACCTGGCGGATAATGGTCCGGGTTCTGCTAAAGTTCTACAGACGTAAGGGGCATAATTCAAAAAAAGTCGTTATAGTTGGAGCCGGAAAGAACGGTCTGGACCTGTTTCAGGTAATGAAGAATGATTTAGCTTATGGTTTTGATGTGGCAGGTTTTTTTGATGATAATGTTTCTTTGCGTTATTCCCTACCTAATTACTTGGGAATGACTCACGAAGTGGAAGATTATGTGAGTGAGCACGAGGTAGATGAGATATATTGTACACTTCCCGGAACGCAAGATGCCAAAATCTTGAGAATGATGAATTTTGCGGAAAAGAATATGATCCGGTTTTACATAGTGCCCGAACTGTATAGAAATGTAAAAAAAAGTCTTGTACTTGAAATGATAGAGTCTATACCCTTGCTGACAGTGAGGAACGAACCACTCCAATTTGCCTATAACCGGGCGTTGAAAAGGTCTTTTGATATTGTTTTTTCTTTTCTGGTACTTATAACCCTTTTCCCTGTTCTATATATTATTATTGGAATTTGCATAAAATTATCCTCAAGGGGGCCTGTATTATTTAAACAGGTACGCACCGGTATGTATGGCCAGGATTTTTATTGTTATAAATTCCGTACAATGAAAGTGAATGCCGAGGCCGATTTGCTGCAGGCGGTAAAAGACGACCCGCGTAAAACCAAAGTCGGAGATTTCTTGCGCAGAACCAACCTGGATGAATTTCCTCAATTTATTAACGTATTGTTTGGCGATATGTCTGTTGTAGGTCCGCGTCCTCATATGCTCAAGCATACAGAGCTCTATTCTTTTCTAATAGATAAATATATGATACGCCATTTAGTTAAACCCGGTGTAACCGGTTGGGCGCAGGTCACAGGCTACAGAGGTGAAACCAAAACCCTCGAACAAATGGAAGGCCGTGTAAAAAGAGACGTATGGTATCTTGAAAACTGGAGCTTTTTCTTAGATCTTAAGATTATTGTACTTACCGTAGTTAACATGTTTAAAGGCGAAAAAAACGCCTATTGATTTATTTGCTGCACACTTTTTGAGTATTTGTGTAACTGCATTCCGATTTTGTTATATCTTTGCAGCCGATGGGAAGAATTCTGGCTATAGATTATGGGCGCAAAAGAAGTGGATTGGCTGTTACAGATACATTACAGCTTATAGCCACGGGGTTGACTACCGTTCCGAGTGGTGAGTTGGTGAAGTATCTTTCCGACTATGTCTCGAAGGAACCCGTAGATTTATTTGTTGTAGGATTGCCTAAGCAGATGAACAATGAGCTGTCGGAAAATATGATACATATTGAAGCTTTTGTAAAACATCTCAAAAGAATTATTCCAACTATTCCCGTTGTGTTTTCGGACGAACGCTTTACATCCGTATTGGCTCATAGAGCCATGCTGGAAGGTGGCTTAAAAAAGAAAAAAAGACAAGATAAAGGCTTGGTTGATGAAATTAGTGCTGTAATTATCTTGCAAGATTATTTAGAAAGTAACAAATATCAGTTTAAGTTATGATTTTACCCGTATTTTTATATGGACAGGCCGTGTTACGTCAGAAGGCCGAAGATGTTGCAAAAGATTATCCTGAAATTATAAAACTAGTCGCCGATATGTATGATACGATGTATCATGCAGATGGGGTTGGACTGGCTGCTCCTCAGATAGGTTTGTCAATACGTCTGCTTGTTATTGATGCAAATGTATTGGGTGATGATTTCCCGGAATGCGTAGGTTTTAAAAGAACGATGATTAATCCGGATATTATTGAAAGGAGTGAAGAGGAGATTCTTTTAGAAGAAGGCTGCCTTAGTATTCCGGGTATAAGTGAAAAAGTATCCAGAGCCAAAGTTATAAAGGTGAAATATCTGGATGAAGACTTTGTTGAACACGAGGAAACCATAGACGGTTTTGCTGCCCGCGTAGTGCAGCACGAGTGCGAACATTTGGAAGGTAAAGTTTTTATTGACAATATATCGGCCATACGCCGTCAATTAAATAAAGGAAAAATCAATAGTATTCTCAAAGGAACAGTAAAATGTTCTTACAGAGCTAAAGCTGTTGGTAAATAAATGTTTCATTTAATTTATTAATATGACATCATTAAGTAAAAACATTCAGGATCTTCGGGAACGTAAAGCTCTTGTAGAGATGGGTGGTGGTGAAGCTGCGATTGAAAAGCAGGTTGCGATGGGTAAATTAACCGCTCGCGAACGAATCATTACCTTATTGGATAAGAATTCTTTTCATGAATACGACTTGTTCGTTGACCATGACGGCCGTGATTTTGGCATGGAAAATAAAGTGTTGCATGGAGATGGAGTAATTACCGGTACCGGTACCATTTTTGGCGCACCTATTTGTATCTACGCTCAGGACTTTACAGTTGCAGGTGGATCTTTAGGATTAAAGCACGCACGTAAGATCACTAAAATCATGGATCACGCCTTGAAAATGAAGTGCCCAATCATTGGAATCAATGACTCGGGTGGTGCTCGTATTCAGGAAGGGGTAGGGGCTTTGGCTGGCTACGGAGAAATTTTTTATCGCAATACAATCTGTTCGGGGGTAATTCCTCAGATTTCTTTAATCTTAGGCCCATGTGCCGGAGGTGCAGTATATTCTCCAGCATTAACAGACTTCGTATTTGTGGTAGAAAATATTTCTAAGATGTTTATTACCGGTCCGAATGTAATTAAAACAGTTTTAGGCGAAGATATTTCAATGGAGGACCTTGGCGGTGCCCGCGTACATGCCGAAATTACAGGTAATGCCCATTTTTATGCACAGAGCGAGCTTGAATGTTTTGACCAAATCAAGAAACTGGTAAGCCTTATTCCATGGAATAACATGGAACGTGCAAAATCTATCGAACCAAAAGAACCTTCTGCAAAATTAAACATCGAACAGGTTGTTCCTGCAGATCCTAAGAAACCTTATGATGTACGCGATGTTATTAAGTGTATTGTTGACGACTCTGACTTCCTTGAAATTCAGGAGCTTTGGGCTGCAAACATTGTAATAGGATTTGGTCGTATGGGTGGCGAAACAGTTGGTTTCGTAGCTAATCAGCCTATGGTGTTGGCCGGTGTGCTTGATTGCGACAGCTCAGACAAGGCTGCTCGTTTTATCCGCTTCTGCGATGCCTTTAATATTCCTATTATTACACTAGAAGATATGCCTGGTTATCTGCCTGGAGTTGACCAGGAGCATGCCGGTGTGATTCGTCACGGTGCTAAGGTATTGTATGCTTATTCTGAAGCTACTGTTCCTAAGGTTACCGTAATCTTGCGTAAAGCATATGGTGGTGGTTACATTGCCATGAATTCACGTCACCTTGGTGCCGACTTTATGTTTGCATGGCCAAGTGCCGAGATTGCCGTAATGGGTCCGGAAGGTGCTGCCAATATAATTTTCAGAAAAGAGATTATGGAAGCAGAAGACCAGGATGCAATGCGTCAGGAAAAAGTGAAAGAGTATATTGAGAAGTTTGCCAATCCATATGTGGCGGCATCCAAAGGCTTTATTGACTCTGTAATTGAGCCAAAGGAAACACGTTCGTTGCTACTACATGCATTGAAACTGTCTGTATTGAAGAGCGAAGACCGTCCTGCAAAAAAACACGGAATACCTCCGTTCTGATCAATAAATATAAGAGCTGGCCTGTTGCCGGCTCTTATGAAATATATCTTTCATTAAACTGAATAAAATGGAAAAGAATGAATATGTTGATTTTGTAGTTACAGCACGTAAATACAAAACATTATTAACAAATAAATATTTAGCTCGCGAAGTTTGGCAGAAGCCTTTTCCGGGTGATGTTATTTCTAAACTTCCAGGAACCATTATTCGTGTAGATGTAGAGCAGGGACAAGAGGTTAAAGCCGGCGAATTGCTTCTAATACATGAAGCTATGAAAATGCAAAATCGAATAGTTGCTCCAGTGTCTGGTGTTATCATTGAGATGCATGTTCAGGAAGGAGAAAAAATCAGTAAGAATCATTTGATGCTAAAAATAGAACCTAAGTGAGATAAATTACTTATTTTTGCCTTTCAAACTTATGCAATTTAGGATGAAAAAGGCAATACTGTTTTTACTGATACAATTATGTTCACTTTCGCTGGTCGCTCAGATAAATACTGACAGGGTACTTGCTATTGGGAGGAATGCATTATATTTTGAAGATTATGTACTTTCTATTCAATATTTTAATCAGGTTATCAGATCGAAGCCATGGTTGGCAGAACCCTATTTTTACAGGGCGATAGCGAAAGTGAATTTAGATGATTTCAAGGGGGCCGAAGAAGACTGTACTTTATGTCTTGAGCGGAACCCTTTTTTAGTACAGGCCTACTACTGCCGGGGTATTGCAAGGCAAAGTCAGGATAATTACGAAGGTGCCATTGCCGATTATACAAAAGGACTTGAGTTTAAGC
This window contains:
- the rfbA gene encoding glucose-1-phosphate thymidylyltransferase RfbA, with product MKGIVLAGGSGTRLYPITKGVSKQLLPIYDKPMVYYPVSVLMLAGIREILIISTPQDLPGFKRLLGDGSDFGVKFEYAEQPSPDGLAQAFIIGADFIGNDSVCLVLGDNIFYGQSFTRMLQSAVKDAEEANKATVFGYYVNDPERYGVAAFDKDGNVISIEEKPAHPKSNYAVVGLYFYPNKVVEVARNCKPSARGELEITTVNQEFLDQQMLKVQLLGRGFAWLDTGTHDSLFEASSFVEVIEKRQGLKIACLEEIAYKNGWITDKKLEEVAQPMRKNQYGDYLLKLLDRNIH
- a CDS encoding OmpA family protein encodes the protein MKTKVFLLAIFAGFVLSSNAQEFKSQVGSSKEAGYKTDFKKNKFGDNWFISIAGGASMLLGDQNDNADFANRLNFAPQVSFGKWFSPYLGFRTQLNGGVLHGFQNVQPFMQHNKYIAAHVDLLWDVTNFWGKYDEAKGFRLIPWVGMGYANRFKNQGLSRSESPTLNAGLLTAIRLSNRVDLNFEAQGSLLQEHFNRVQEGHTSDGILQLTAGLTFKLGKSNFEVLEPMDYALLNDLNGQINNLRAENQELAKRPKSCPECPEPVAPVVTNNVVDNVVYFRLNSAKVDKNQQINIYNTSEFVKEYGTAVKVIGYADKKTGTSNYNLKLSEKRARAVAKELMDKYGISSDKITIEWKGSDEQPYNENNWNRVVIMRAEK
- a CDS encoding undecaprenyl-phosphate glucose phosphotransferase, giving the protein MELNKKQAYLIQWLIGMGDLIVVNLVFFVTLYITPEFFVQPIFYKIREVVLLLNFCYLFSLSFAPLQLHESVIFIEKIAQRSFLLITIHLLLFITCLLFLNLGDSLATFLVIYYVASVLIFTTWRIMVRVLLKFYRRKGHNSKKVVIVGAGKNGLDLFQVMKNDLAYGFDVAGFFDDNVSLRYSLPNYLGMTHEVEDYVSEHEVDEIYCTLPGTQDAKILRMMNFAEKNMIRFYIVPELYRNVKKSLVLEMIESIPLLTVRNEPLQFAYNRALKRSFDIVFSFLVLITLFPVLYIIIGICIKLSSRGPVLFKQVRTGMYGQDFYCYKFRTMKVNAEADLLQAVKDDPRKTKVGDFLRRTNLDEFPQFINVLFGDMSVVGPRPHMLKHTELYSFLIDKYMIRHLVKPGVTGWAQVTGYRGETKTLEQMEGRVKRDVWYLENWSFFLDLKIIVLTVVNMFKGEKNAY
- the ruvX gene encoding Holliday junction resolvase RuvX, giving the protein MGRILAIDYGRKRSGLAVTDTLQLIATGLTTVPSGELVKYLSDYVSKEPVDLFVVGLPKQMNNELSENMIHIEAFVKHLKRIIPTIPVVFSDERFTSVLAHRAMLEGGLKKKKRQDKGLVDEISAVIILQDYLESNKYQFKL
- the def gene encoding peptide deformylase, producing MILPVFLYGQAVLRQKAEDVAKDYPEIIKLVADMYDTMYHADGVGLAAPQIGLSIRLLVIDANVLGDDFPECVGFKRTMINPDIIERSEEEILLEEGCLSIPGISEKVSRAKVIKVKYLDEDFVEHEETIDGFAARVVQHECEHLEGKVFIDNISAIRRQLNKGKINSILKGTVKCSYRAKAVGK
- a CDS encoding acyl-CoA carboxylase subunit beta; the protein is MTSLSKNIQDLRERKALVEMGGGEAAIEKQVAMGKLTARERIITLLDKNSFHEYDLFVDHDGRDFGMENKVLHGDGVITGTGTIFGAPICIYAQDFTVAGGSLGLKHARKITKIMDHALKMKCPIIGINDSGGARIQEGVGALAGYGEIFYRNTICSGVIPQISLILGPCAGGAVYSPALTDFVFVVENISKMFITGPNVIKTVLGEDISMEDLGGARVHAEITGNAHFYAQSELECFDQIKKLVSLIPWNNMERAKSIEPKEPSAKLNIEQVVPADPKKPYDVRDVIKCIVDDSDFLEIQELWAANIVIGFGRMGGETVGFVANQPMVLAGVLDCDSSDKAARFIRFCDAFNIPIITLEDMPGYLPGVDQEHAGVIRHGAKVLYAYSEATVPKVTVILRKAYGGGYIAMNSRHLGADFMFAWPSAEIAVMGPEGAANIIFRKEIMEAEDQDAMRQEKVKEYIEKFANPYVAASKGFIDSVIEPKETRSLLLHALKLSVLKSEDRPAKKHGIPPF
- a CDS encoding acetyl-CoA carboxylase biotin carboxyl carrier protein subunit, yielding MEKNEYVDFVVTARKYKTLLTNKYLAREVWQKPFPGDVISKLPGTIIRVDVEQGQEVKAGELLLIHEAMKMQNRIVAPVSGVIIEMHVQEGEKISKNHLMLKIEPK